One genomic region from Nostoc sphaeroides encodes:
- a CDS encoding DUF2891 domain-containing protein, with the protein MPRDNLEINEAIAVQFAQLVLDCIGREYPHSGLYWADSDEDLKPPRELTPAFYGCLDWHSAVHGHWLLVRLMRHFPEASFNAASKQALEQSLTPEKIQGEIAHFQRLPFFEFPYGVAWLLQLAAELHQWNHPQAKEWRVVLEPLEKLIAGNLHRWIDGLKLPNRTGMHSQTAFALGLMLDWARITENADFTGLIENKARQFYLSDRNYSLQFEPLGYDFLSPGLAEADLMRRVLPTTAFTDWLTDFLPEIPIETSANWLQPPGVDNPQDYMQAHFYGLNLSRAWMLEGIISKLANSDRRRETLRSTALHHRQHGLANIVSEHYAASHWVGTFAVYLLTNRGLQKQIS; encoded by the coding sequence ATGCCACGCGATAATTTAGAGATAAATGAAGCGATCGCAGTACAATTTGCTCAATTAGTGCTGGATTGTATCGGGCGAGAATATCCCCACAGTGGTCTTTATTGGGCTGATAGCGACGAGGATCTAAAACCACCGCGTGAATTGACTCCTGCTTTTTATGGCTGCTTAGATTGGCATTCAGCTGTACATGGTCACTGGTTGCTGGTACGTCTTATGCGTCACTTTCCTGAAGCCTCCTTCAATGCAGCCTCAAAGCAAGCACTTGAGCAAAGCCTAACACCTGAGAAAATTCAAGGAGAAATTGCTCATTTCCAACGGCTACCGTTTTTTGAATTTCCTTATGGTGTGGCATGGCTTTTGCAACTGGCTGCGGAACTTCACCAGTGGAATCATCCTCAAGCGAAAGAATGGCGGGTTGTATTGGAACCGCTAGAAAAGTTGATTGCAGGTAATTTACATCGCTGGATTGACGGACTGAAACTTCCCAATCGCACAGGGATGCATAGCCAAACAGCTTTTGCACTTGGTTTGATGCTAGATTGGGCACGGATTACCGAAAATGCTGACTTCACTGGGTTAATAGAGAACAAGGCACGGCAATTTTATCTAAGCGATCGCAACTACTCCTTACAATTTGAGCCGCTTGGTTACGATTTTCTTTCTCCTGGCCTTGCTGAAGCAGACCTGATGCGGCGAGTCCTGCCAACAACAGCTTTCACTGACTGGCTCACCGATTTTCTTCCAGAAATACCGATTGAGACTTCAGCAAATTGGTTACAACCACCCGGAGTAGATAATCCTCAAGATTATATGCAAGCCCACTTCTATGGTCTTAATCTCAGTCGTGCTTGGATGCTTGAGGGTATCATTTCTAAATTGGCAAATAGCGATCGCCGCCGAGAAACACTCCGCTCTACTGCCCTTCACCATCGTCAGCATGGACTAGCAAATATTGTAAGTGAACATTATGCAGCTAGTCACTGGGTAGGTACTTTTGCTGTTTACCTCCTAACAAATCGTGGGTTGCAAAAGCAAATTAGTTAA